One genomic region from Leptolyngbyaceae cyanobacterium JSC-12 encodes:
- a CDS encoding response regulator containing a CheY-like receiver domain and an HTH DNA-binding domain (IMG reference gene:2510097763~PFAM: Bacterial regulatory proteins, luxR family) has protein sequence MRVQPNAIATTPLGTNNDALLQTIIESLVDGILLVTVQGRWVYGNYNAQRICQQLNSGKFISDYVPTAIRRVCQTFLHYCSQRSPNAQLEAETAFNQVHYRVRVRWFQPEEQNLSLLLVTLEDCNQAARNRAIAEVQQFNLTERQADVWLLYRAGYTYQEIATQLFVTINTVKRHMKNIYAKQRSRNGQQY, from the coding sequence ATGCGTGTTCAACCTAATGCGATCGCAACCACACCATTGGGGACTAATAACGATGCTTTGTTGCAAACAATTATCGAAAGTTTAGTAGATGGGATTTTACTAGTGACCGTTCAGGGTAGATGGGTCTACGGCAACTACAACGCTCAGCGTATTTGTCAACAACTTAATTCTGGTAAATTCATTTCAGATTACGTGCCAACGGCAATTCGCCGGGTTTGCCAGACCTTCTTACACTACTGCTCTCAACGCTCTCCCAACGCTCAATTAGAGGCAGAAACGGCGTTTAATCAAGTCCATTATCGGGTGCGGGTGCGCTGGTTTCAGCCTGAGGAGCAGAACCTTTCATTGTTATTAGTCACATTAGAAGACTGCAATCAAGCTGCTCGCAACCGGGCGATCGCAGAAGTTCAGCAATTCAACTTAACGGAACGTCAGGCAGATGTCTGGTTGCTTTATCGAGCAGGCTACACCTATCAGGAAATTGCAACCCAGTTGTTTGTAACAATTAATACTGTCAAACGCCACATGAAAAATATCTACGCCAAGCAACGCTCTAGAAATGGTCAGCAATATTAA
- a CDS encoding hypothetical protein (IMG reference gene:2510097759) encodes MELGRRLIASIGLYSKTFREKVGMARNGKPQSLQQIASTLVLISLVTGAEVAWGMPAIAAAAPALSDSALPVLPQSTHQRWIASSVKVPPAVVNTLRQDLSKRTGIPTNQLRYIEGTPQTWTNGCLGLARPDEMCTQMMVNGWRIVFANGSNRWVYRTDATGQTYRLEPSANRAEGGLTAPKPVGKILRSQIPISELPPKVQKDVVFRAIASGGFAGQTYQTTLYQDGKIVREQLYPNGTSGSSQVRQVSQQQVRQFTAMLRQNKLYQLHRADYPATPGSADFFTVTLSCQSCIIRYADSIRAELPANLQAVIQAWDELTQMV; translated from the coding sequence ATGGAACTCGGACGAAGGTTAATCGCGTCTATTGGACTATACAGCAAAACGTTTCGAGAGAAGGTAGGTATGGCAAGGAATGGCAAACCACAATCGCTGCAACAAATTGCCTCTACTCTGGTTCTGATCAGTCTAGTAACTGGGGCGGAAGTGGCTTGGGGGATGCCCGCGATCGCGGCGGCAGCCCCTGCTTTATCTGATTCTGCGCTCCCCGTCCTTCCTCAATCCACGCATCAACGTTGGATAGCCTCATCTGTCAAGGTTCCGCCTGCAGTGGTAAACACGCTCCGGCAAGATCTCAGCAAACGCACTGGCATCCCTACAAACCAACTGCGCTACATCGAAGGTACACCTCAAACCTGGACAAATGGCTGCCTGGGGCTGGCAAGACCTGATGAAATGTGTACTCAGATGATGGTGAATGGCTGGCGGATTGTTTTTGCCAATGGCTCAAACCGCTGGGTGTACCGCACGGATGCCACAGGACAGACCTATCGTTTGGAACCCTCAGCCAATCGTGCTGAGGGTGGGCTGACCGCTCCAAAGCCCGTTGGTAAGATACTGCGATCACAAATTCCCATTAGTGAATTGCCACCCAAAGTGCAGAAGGATGTGGTGTTTCGAGCGATCGCCAGTGGAGGCTTTGCCGGACAAACTTACCAAACAACACTCTACCAGGATGGCAAAATTGTTCGGGAGCAGCTTTACCCCAATGGTACGAGCGGCTCATCGCAGGTGCGTCAGGTTTCGCAGCAGCAAGTCCGCCAGTTTACAGCGATGCTACGGCAGAACAAGCTGTATCAACTGCATCGCGCTGACTATCCAGCCACTCCCGGTTCTGCTGACTTTTTTACTGTGACACTTTCCTGCCAATCCTGCATCATTCGCTATGCCGATAGCATCCGGGCAGAACTGCCAGCAAACTTGCAAGCCGTGATCCAGGCATGGGATGAGTTAACGCAGATGGTTTAG
- a CDS encoding hypothetical protein (IMG reference gene:2510097760), whose translation MVLLAPILILLDTTALLSGTTRDWRGFSRLGECYVPEVVLEQLEFMSDHAAEPETEAVAREFNQFYPKSGWKKTNTIAEHPTLKPAPGHTLSKRARLTLEVLGCAYGLALRYPTSLVVLVANDQSMLQKVLALHVTNLCGLPVTALQQWHRTQRRPQVVNHHLQLMRSSPGTPSTPVNTRSLSAAKRTTSPAATVSRPVAYPAQRRRRSGRSLLIGLVSNLISLIVLAITVSAVWSVVSPASFKQFWQQLPIVGKPR comes from the coding sequence ATGGTACTTTTAGCTCCTATTCTGATTTTATTAGATACGACGGCTTTGCTGTCTGGTACAACTCGTGATTGGCGGGGCTTTTCTCGGCTAGGAGAATGTTACGTGCCCGAAGTTGTGCTGGAACAATTGGAATTCATGAGTGACCACGCGGCTGAACCAGAAACCGAAGCCGTTGCCAGGGAATTTAATCAGTTTTATCCAAAAAGTGGCTGGAAAAAGACCAATACTATTGCAGAACATCCCACACTCAAACCTGCACCTGGGCACACCTTGAGTAAACGTGCCAGACTGACCTTAGAAGTACTAGGATGTGCGTATGGATTAGCATTACGCTACCCTACGAGCTTGGTTGTGCTGGTTGCAAATGATCAATCCATGCTGCAAAAAGTCTTAGCCTTACATGTCACAAATTTATGTGGCTTGCCGGTTACTGCGTTGCAGCAGTGGCATCGAACTCAACGCCGTCCGCAGGTCGTGAATCATCATTTACAACTCATGCGGTCATCGCCTGGCACACCAAGTACTCCTGTTAATACACGCTCACTCAGTGCTGCGAAGCGAACAACCTCTCCTGCAGCTACAGTGTCGCGTCCAGTGGCGTACCCTGCCCAGCGGCGACGACGGAGTGGACGATCGCTGTTAATTGGCTTGGTATCAAATCTTATTTCGCTGATTGTGTTAGCAATCACAGTGTCAGCAGTGTGGAGTGTAGTTAGCCCAGCCAGCTTTAAGCAATTCTGGCAGCAATTACCAATTGTGGGGAAACCAAGATGA
- a CDS encoding uncharacterized protein involved in cation transport (IMG reference gene:2510097758~PFAM: AIG2-like family) — protein sequence MSTRTHSVSSHERSLYRHSAVSTAHSMHHSQLSEPVFYYFAYGSCMCPVDLKRTLGENTYPYVVGHATLRDYRLRFSRRSLRRNCGALDVVPELGSTVEGVLYRIPWRLSDRLDEREEVPRGGYRHEIVAVDSGGYSYTDVRTYVVIDKLPQELAPNDWYFNVVMRGAVTCGLPEQYCWQLFNHMHTLQQQQSWKQNLQSA from the coding sequence ATGAGTACCCGTACCCATTCTGTCTCATCCCATGAGCGATCGCTCTACAGGCATTCTGCTGTCTCCACAGCCCATTCCATGCACCATTCTCAACTGAGTGAACCTGTCTTTTACTACTTTGCCTATGGTTCTTGTATGTGCCCCGTGGATTTGAAGCGGACGCTGGGGGAGAATACTTATCCCTATGTGGTGGGACATGCGACTTTGAGAGATTATCGGCTGCGGTTTTCCCGACGATCACTAAGGCGCAATTGCGGTGCCTTGGATGTGGTACCGGAGCTTGGTTCAACTGTAGAAGGCGTCCTATATCGCATTCCCTGGCGTCTGAGCGATCGCTTGGACGAGCGAGAAGAAGTTCCCAGAGGCGGATACCGTCACGAAATCGTTGCCGTGGATTCCGGTGGTTATTCATATACTGACGTTCGCACCTACGTTGTCATCGATAAACTGCCCCAAGAACTGGCTCCTAATGATTGGTACTTCAATGTCGTGATGCGCGGGGCGGTTACCTGTGGATTGCCGGAACAGTATTGCTGGCAACTGTTCAACCACATGCACACGCTACAACAGCAACAATCCTGGAAGCAAAACTTACAGTCTGCTTAA
- a CDS encoding hypothetical protein (IMG reference gene:2510097752), producing MKLKLTLLVSSAISLGLTCVPATAVMAQSASTLESSPLGLDLKLNPQQRKAIATIGDFALDQIDELISNGLDPRKIDRVESQRRTDGIRQMLSSFRLDDQQKAALRAILQTARQQIKRQMETGK from the coding sequence ATGAAACTTAAATTGACTTTGCTAGTTTCCAGCGCCATCTCATTAGGCTTAACCTGTGTTCCTGCAACGGCTGTTATGGCTCAATCTGCTTCAACCCTTGAAAGTTCTCCATTGGGGTTGGATTTGAAACTGAATCCTCAGCAGCGCAAAGCCATCGCCACAATTGGTGATTTTGCGCTTGATCAAATCGATGAACTTATCAGTAACGGTCTAGATCCTCGAAAAATTGACCGTGTGGAATCTCAACGTCGAACGGATGGAATCCGCCAAATGCTCTCTTCCTTTAGGCTCGATGATCAACAAAAAGCCGCCTTGCGAGCAATCTTACAGACAGCTCGGCAACAGATAAAGCGCCAGATGGAAACAGGTAAATAG
- a CDS encoding hypothetical protein (IMG reference gene:2510097756) codes for MQSGPGFIPTFLYYFVGTTFIVVFVVSQGFNNPELIDTLGNPFRVGIWFGLLAGGLGAYFNSHNQIELPIKNRGAFLAKLKETMTALGYVEASEIDQVKIYERSGASKFFSSKLFVELEAKTARISGRASSVRALQKHLEPS; via the coding sequence ATGCAATCGGGTCCGGGGTTTATTCCAACATTTCTCTATTACTTTGTTGGCACCACATTTATCGTTGTATTTGTGGTTTCCCAGGGATTCAATAACCCAGAGCTAATTGATACGCTTGGCAACCCGTTTCGCGTCGGTATCTGGTTTGGATTGCTGGCAGGGGGGCTGGGTGCATACTTTAATAGCCATAACCAGATTGAATTACCCATCAAAAATCGGGGAGCCTTTTTGGCCAAGTTGAAAGAAACCATGACTGCTTTAGGCTACGTGGAGGCATCCGAGATTGATCAAGTCAAAATTTATGAACGTTCAGGGGCGAGCAAATTTTTCTCTAGCAAGCTGTTTGTTGAATTAGAAGCCAAAACTGCCAGAATTTCCGGGCGTGCCAGCAGTGTCAGAGCATTGCAAAAACATTTGGAACCCAGTTGA
- a CDS encoding hypothetical protein (IMG reference gene:2510097761), with the protein MSTLSKYRLVCTLSFGDIYGQIIVWLIVIFVSLSASMGFMGASKPIFALATVGLILVLTLPFLLFAFVTTLLNHIELMPIDSATAKTPTTTSTSVPSSQRPAQAAS; encoded by the coding sequence ATGAGCACCCTATCAAAGTATCGTTTAGTCTGCACTCTCTCGTTTGGTGATATTTATGGTCAAATTATCGTTTGGCTGATTGTCATTTTTGTGAGCTTGTCAGCATCAATGGGATTCATGGGCGCAAGTAAACCAATTTTTGCATTGGCAACGGTTGGCTTAATCTTGGTTTTAACACTTCCATTTTTACTATTTGCGTTTGTAACAACCCTACTTAATCACATTGAGTTGATGCCGATTGATTCAGCAACTGCTAAGACACCCACTACGACATCTACAAGTGTGCCTTCTAGCCAACGACCTGCTCAAGCCGCGAGCTGA
- a CDS encoding hypothetical protein (IMG reference gene:2510097757) translates to MLPFVAVPSTIAQEFGKYRDLFCRGAGFEQVSRYVTGLLLSENKTLQGIAGQWVAGGEVGGRRAMHAAVFEAGWRSSELMSHHRAVIAKEHQGRGREVISLDWTLSHHDWGKQIFGVKRSYDYVEHRMSCFQTVVTATIANRHLIDGIDVVVQFPDFSVAEREYLKVTAKSHYDDLDQVRERLIEMLHYHKNRLEYRKRTEIAVEIVRQVEAEGQFPTADYAFDNGVLTVELTTMIESAGKHWVSEVESSRNILWNDQWQRVDAIGLELRIHHPESFRPIQVTCRNGETKPIWAFTKVVRLKKFGRKRLVIVHEQADLQDPPRFLLTDALHWESGRVMQTWSYRWSCEVFHEVSKQHTGLESAQVRNEEAVNRHFRLSCVAQSILQRTACSGAQSERFEFAQGKQTVGQKLYTLTRQAFDDLLQFIVTRCSHGHTNEQILQALLPS, encoded by the coding sequence ATGCTGCCCTTTGTCGCTGTGCCATCGACGATTGCTCAAGAGTTTGGGAAATATCGAGACCTGTTCTGCCGAGGCGCAGGCTTTGAGCAGGTGAGTCGCTATGTGACCGGATTGCTGTTGAGTGAGAACAAAACCTTGCAAGGGATTGCCGGACAATGGGTAGCAGGTGGGGAGGTCGGCGGACGAAGAGCGATGCACGCAGCGGTGTTTGAGGCGGGCTGGAGGAGTTCAGAGTTAATGTCCCATCATCGTGCTGTGATAGCCAAAGAGCATCAGGGGCGAGGGCGAGAAGTCATCAGTCTGGATTGGACGCTCAGCCATCACGATTGGGGCAAGCAGATCTTTGGGGTGAAGCGATCCTATGATTATGTGGAACATCGGATGAGTTGCTTTCAAACGGTGGTGACGGCGACGATTGCGAACCGCCACCTAATTGATGGGATTGACGTGGTGGTGCAGTTTCCAGATTTTTCAGTGGCAGAACGGGAGTATCTGAAGGTGACGGCAAAATCCCACTATGACGATTTAGACCAAGTGCGAGAACGACTGATTGAGATGTTGCATTATCACAAGAATCGATTGGAGTATCGCAAACGCACCGAGATTGCCGTCGAGATTGTGCGCCAAGTGGAAGCGGAAGGACAATTTCCCACCGCCGATTATGCGTTTGACAATGGGGTGTTGACCGTTGAGTTAACCACCATGATTGAGTCCGCAGGAAAACACTGGGTGAGTGAAGTTGAAAGTTCTCGCAACATCTTGTGGAATGACCAATGGCAACGGGTAGATGCGATTGGTTTAGAACTCAGAATCCATCACCCAGAGAGCTTTCGCCCGATTCAAGTCACTTGCCGCAACGGCGAAACGAAACCGATTTGGGCATTTACCAAAGTCGTGCGCCTCAAGAAGTTTGGACGCAAGCGATTGGTCATCGTCCACGAGCAAGCAGATTTACAAGACCCACCTCGCTTCCTGCTCACCGATGCGTTGCATTGGGAAAGTGGGCGAGTCATGCAGACTTGGAGTTATCGATGGTCCTGCGAGGTCTTTCATGAGGTGAGCAAACAGCACACCGGGCTAGAGTCGGCTCAGGTGCGGAACGAGGAAGCGGTCAACCGTCACTTCCGTCTTAGTTGCGTGGCGCAGTCGATTCTGCAACGGACTGCCTGTTCTGGCGCACAATCTGAACGATTTGAGTTTGCTCAAGGCAAGCAAACGGTGGGACAGAAGCTCTATACCCTCACTCGTCAAGCCTTTGATGATTTGCTGCAATTCATTGTGACGCGATGTTCTCACGGACATACAAATGAACAGATTTTACAAGCTCTCCTCCCCAGTTGA
- a CDS encoding ubiquinone-dependent succinate dehydrogenase or fumarate reductase, flavoprotein subunit (IMG reference gene:2510097762~PFAM: domain; FAD binding domain~TIGRFAM: succinate dehydrogenase or fumarate reductase, flavoprotein subunitGram-negative/mitochondrial subgroup) has product MIDHDVIIVGGGLAGSRAALEIVRQNPGLNVGLVAKTHPIRSHSVAAQGGIAAVLKNADPTDTWESHAFDTVKGSDYLADQDAVAILTQEAPDVVYDLEHMGVLFSRFPDGRIAQRAFGGHSHNRTCYAADKTGHAILHELICNLLAKGVTIYEEWYVTRLILEEGQVKGVVMYHILDGQLIVIRAKAVMFATGGYGRVYNTTSNDYASTGDGLAMTAMAGLPLEDMEFVQFHPTGLYPVGVLISEAVRGEGAYLINSEGRRFMEDYAPSRMELAPRDITSRAITQEIRAGRGIHPDGSAGGPFVYLDLRHMGKDKIMSRVPFCWEEAYRLVGVDAVYEPMPVRPTVHYSMGGIPVNTDGRVRSSADDLVEGFFAAGEAACVSVHGANRLGSNSLLECVVYGRRTGAAIARYVQDRKLPDLNESRYLTETTNQLQGLLDQDGIYRIGQLRQQYQDTMTQYCGVFRSEAVMREGVTKLKELQQLYAQVRLDDKGKTWNTEIVEALELRSLMVVGEVILSSALNRRESRGAHSREDYPDRDDATFLKHTLAYYSAAGIDLAYMPVTINMFQPQERKY; this is encoded by the coding sequence ATGATTGACCACGACGTAATTATTGTTGGTGGCGGACTTGCTGGTTCTCGTGCCGCCCTGGAAATTGTTCGTCAAAATCCTGGTTTGAATGTTGGCTTAGTTGCCAAAACTCACCCAATTCGGTCGCACTCCGTTGCTGCCCAGGGCGGGATCGCTGCTGTTCTCAAAAATGCCGATCCCACTGATACCTGGGAGTCCCACGCCTTTGATACTGTCAAAGGCTCTGACTATCTTGCCGACCAGGATGCTGTTGCGATTCTGACGCAGGAAGCCCCAGACGTTGTCTACGACCTGGAGCATATGGGTGTACTGTTCTCCCGGTTTCCGGATGGTCGGATAGCACAGCGAGCGTTTGGCGGGCACTCTCATAACCGCACCTGCTACGCTGCCGATAAAACTGGACACGCCATTCTACACGAACTGATTTGTAATCTGCTGGCAAAGGGGGTCACGATCTACGAAGAATGGTACGTTACTCGCCTGATTCTGGAAGAGGGGCAGGTCAAGGGCGTTGTCATGTATCACATTCTGGATGGGCAACTGATAGTAATACGAGCCAAAGCAGTGATGTTTGCCACAGGGGGATATGGGCGAGTCTACAATACCACCTCCAACGACTATGCCTCCACGGGCGATGGGCTGGCAATGACTGCAATGGCAGGGTTACCTCTAGAAGATATGGAATTTGTGCAGTTTCATCCTACGGGGTTATATCCAGTAGGAGTATTGATTTCTGAAGCGGTGCGGGGAGAAGGCGCCTATTTAATTAATAGTGAAGGGCGTCGATTTATGGAAGACTATGCCCCTAGCCGTATGGAACTGGCTCCCCGCGATATTACCTCCCGGGCAATTACTCAAGAAATTCGGGCGGGGCGCGGCATTCATCCGGATGGCAGTGCTGGGGGACCGTTTGTATACCTGGACTTGCGCCATATGGGTAAAGACAAAATCATGAGTCGGGTGCCATTTTGTTGGGAAGAAGCCTATCGTTTGGTGGGAGTAGATGCTGTCTATGAACCGATGCCAGTGCGCCCAACAGTGCACTATTCCATGGGGGGCATTCCAGTGAATACTGATGGACGGGTTCGGAGTAGTGCAGACGATTTGGTGGAAGGTTTTTTTGCAGCTGGAGAGGCGGCGTGTGTCTCGGTACATGGAGCGAATCGGTTGGGAAGTAATTCGCTGCTAGAGTGTGTGGTGTATGGCAGACGCACAGGAGCCGCGATCGCACGGTATGTGCAAGACCGAAAACTCCCGGATTTGAATGAAAGCAGGTACTTGACTGAAACAACCAATCAACTGCAAGGATTACTAGATCAAGACGGCATCTATCGCATTGGACAACTGCGGCAACAGTATCAGGATACGATGACCCAGTATTGTGGGGTGTTTCGCAGCGAAGCGGTGATGCGCGAAGGGGTTACCAAACTCAAGGAACTGCAACAGCTTTATGCCCAGGTGCGGTTGGATGACAAGGGCAAAACCTGGAATACTGAAATTGTGGAAGCCTTAGAACTACGTAGTTTGATGGTGGTGGGAGAAGTGATCCTCAGTTCTGCCCTGAATCGTCGAGAAAGCCGAGGAGCACATTCCCGTGAAGACTATCCCGATCGCGATGATGCCACCTTCCTAAAGCATACTCTGGCATACTACTCAGCTGCTGGCATTGACCTTGCCTATATGCCAGTAACTATCAATATGTTCCAACCGCAAGAACGTAAGTATTAG
- a CDS encoding Protein of unknown function (DUF2555) (IMG reference gene:2510097754~PFAM: Protein of unknown function (DUF2555)) — MSALNLEKDKVGILTEADVAMLAARLEQDDYPNAFEGLNDWHLLRAIAFQRPELAEPYLYLLDMEAYDEA, encoded by the coding sequence ATGTCGGCTCTGAATCTTGAAAAAGACAAAGTTGGGATTTTGACTGAAGCGGATGTGGCAATGTTAGCAGCACGGTTAGAGCAGGATGATTATCCCAATGCCTTTGAAGGCTTGAACGACTGGCACTTACTGCGGGCGATCGCATTTCAGCGTCCTGAACTGGCTGAACCATACCTTTACCTGCTGGATATGGAAGCCTACGATGAAGCCTAA
- a CDS encoding putative esterase (IMG reference gene:2510097753~PFAM: Phospholipase/Carboxylesterase), whose amino-acid sequence MSLQAITIPPKHNQPAKGLIILLHGWGANYEDLPPLAQFMNLPDCQFVFPNAPFPHPYNPVGKMWYAFPETYQFLGTPEFGDRPDLSTSRQLLLDFVVAQAKQASVSLAQTILGGFSQGGAMTLDVGVRLPLAGLMVLSGYLHAPLPPQQVDIAPTLVVHGRQDTVVPLHSAHQVRDSLQALGVPLQYQEYNMGHEIQPIVLAQIQTFVKEILSGN is encoded by the coding sequence TTGTCGTTACAAGCTATTACAATTCCTCCGAAGCACAATCAACCGGCAAAGGGACTCATTATTCTCCTGCATGGATGGGGCGCAAACTACGAAGACCTACCGCCACTAGCGCAATTCATGAATTTACCGGATTGTCAATTTGTCTTTCCGAATGCTCCTTTCCCCCATCCCTACAATCCTGTCGGCAAAATGTGGTACGCCTTTCCTGAAACCTATCAGTTTTTAGGCACTCCAGAATTTGGCGATCGCCCCGACCTTTCCACCAGTCGGCAACTGTTACTAGACTTTGTCGTAGCACAAGCAAAACAGGCAAGTGTGTCTCTAGCTCAGACGATTTTAGGTGGGTTTTCCCAAGGGGGAGCAATGACATTGGATGTAGGGGTGCGTCTTCCCTTGGCGGGACTGATGGTGCTCAGTGGGTATCTCCATGCACCACTTCCTCCCCAGCAGGTTGACATTGCACCAACCTTAGTGGTTCATGGACGACAGGATACTGTGGTGCCGTTACATTCGGCGCATCAAGTTCGGGATAGTTTACAAGCACTGGGAGTACCGCTACAGTATCAGGAATACAACATGGGGCATGAAATCCAGCCTATCGTGTTGGCACAGATACAAACTTTCGTTAAAGAAATACTGTCCGGGAATTAA
- a CDS encoding phosphopantothenoylcysteine decarboxylase/phosphopantothenate--cysteine ligase (IMG reference gene:2510097755~PFAM: DNA / pantothenate metabolism flavoprotein; Flavoprotein~TIGRFAM: phosphopantothenoylcysteine decarboxylase/phosphopantothenate--cysteine ligase, prokaryotic): MQHRLLIGVGGGIAAYKVGEVVSALVKAGIEVRVILTQAAQQFVTPLTFATLSRHSAYTDQDFWQPLHGRPLHIELGEWADLLVIAPLTANTLAKLTYGLADNLLTNTVLASTCPVLLAPAMNTDMWEQATVQRNWQQLSSDLRYHAVGPGAGMLACDRIGTGRMAEPTAILASIHSLLYTRGKRDLSGKRVLISAGGTREFLDPVRFIGNPSTGKMGIALAQAALDRGADVTLVHAPLGILEPLPGNLEAIAVVSAAEMHEAMLQALPQADWIIMAAAVADVKPSHTSLEKLPKSALPDSLPLVPVPDIVTELARHKQPHQRLIGFAAQTGDIVTPAKDKLERKKLDAIAANAIDQPNSGFGSDMNQAVLIDKHGRQQQIDQPCSKLQMAHQLLDFIHGI, translated from the coding sequence ATGCAACATCGGCTATTAATTGGTGTTGGAGGGGGGATCGCAGCTTATAAAGTGGGCGAAGTGGTTTCAGCCCTGGTAAAAGCTGGGATTGAAGTTCGAGTTATCTTGACGCAAGCAGCCCAACAATTTGTGACGCCTCTAACGTTTGCGACATTGTCGCGTCATTCTGCTTATACAGATCAAGATTTCTGGCAACCTCTGCATGGACGCCCCTTGCATATTGAATTGGGTGAATGGGCAGACCTGTTAGTGATCGCACCGTTAACTGCGAATACTCTGGCAAAACTCACTTATGGATTGGCTGACAATCTTTTGACTAATACAGTGCTGGCATCTACCTGCCCAGTGTTGCTTGCGCCAGCAATGAATACGGATATGTGGGAACAGGCAACCGTGCAACGCAACTGGCAACAGCTTAGTAGCGATCTGCGGTATCACGCTGTTGGGCCGGGGGCGGGAATGCTGGCGTGCGATCGCATCGGGACGGGGCGCATGGCAGAACCAACTGCCATCCTGGCATCTATTCACTCTTTACTTTACACACGCGGTAAACGCGATCTATCTGGCAAACGAGTTCTTATCAGCGCGGGCGGCACCCGAGAATTTCTCGATCCGGTTCGTTTTATTGGCAATCCATCTACTGGAAAAATGGGGATTGCGCTGGCACAGGCAGCCCTGGATCGGGGTGCCGATGTGACTTTAGTGCATGCCCCACTGGGCATATTAGAACCGCTACCTGGCAATCTGGAGGCGATCGCAGTTGTTTCAGCCGCGGAAATGCACGAAGCAATGTTACAAGCCCTTCCCCAAGCTGATTGGATCATCATGGCAGCAGCGGTTGCCGATGTTAAACCATCTCATACCAGTCTGGAAAAACTGCCCAAATCCGCTCTACCAGATAGCTTGCCACTAGTTCCCGTTCCTGATATCGTGACGGAACTTGCCAGACATAAACAACCCCACCAACGGCTCATTGGCTTTGCTGCCCAGACCGGAGATATTGTGACACCGGCAAAAGACAAGCTGGAACGCAAAAAACTGGATGCGATCGCAGCTAATGCGATCGATCAGCCCAACAGCGGGTTTGGCAGTGACATGAATCAAGCCGTATTGATCGACAAGCATGGGCGACAGCAACAGATAGATCAGCCATGCAGTAAGCTACAAATGGCACATCAACTGCTTGACTTCATCCATGGCATTTAG